In a genomic window of Myxococcales bacterium:
- a CDS encoding FIST C-terminal domain-containing protein, translating to MASVAPTIRRAVVPAESAAQVAAELRARLAPVAGEVVLVFVTSRLDPVAVAAALARALAPARVVGCTSVREVAGASVAGTAIGLVFGPPAFRIGVGVAARLAGGPLGAGRAAVVAAAADLGMTVDQLTSQRHVAIALVDGHSTAAEGFCLGSGAAAPRIGMVGGVSSDDRAGAPHAAVFADGLSLQDAGVVIMLETDRPFAALLCEHMVPTQERVVVTGADPSRRRVSELDGFPAAPRYLQLVRGQGADGPLTAALAAEFPFAMYVDGRPYVRSIRDIDGDELVMAAAVDLGAVLRIMRPSDLVARTAAALADAHAQVGPLELVLAFSCTARNLEAERKRTRDALDRVYADAPVFGFDSFGEQFGPLLVNHTLVALAIGAEAAP from the coding sequence GTGGCCAGCGTCGCGCCTACGATCCGCCGCGCCGTCGTGCCGGCCGAGTCGGCGGCGCAGGTCGCCGCCGAGCTGCGCGCCCGGCTGGCGCCGGTCGCCGGCGAGGTGGTGCTGGTGTTCGTGACCAGCCGCCTCGATCCGGTGGCGGTCGCGGCGGCGCTGGCGCGGGCCCTGGCCCCGGCCCGGGTGGTCGGCTGCACGTCGGTGCGCGAGGTCGCGGGCGCCTCGGTCGCGGGCACCGCGATCGGGCTGGTGTTCGGCCCGCCGGCGTTCCGGATCGGCGTCGGCGTCGCCGCGCGGCTGGCCGGCGGCCCGCTCGGCGCCGGGCGCGCGGCGGTGGTGGCGGCCGCGGCCGACCTCGGCATGACGGTCGACCAGCTGACCAGCCAGCGCCACGTCGCGATCGCGCTGGTCGACGGCCACTCGACCGCGGCCGAGGGCTTCTGCCTGGGCAGCGGCGCGGCGGCGCCGCGCATCGGCATGGTCGGGGGCGTGTCGTCCGACGATCGCGCCGGCGCGCCGCACGCGGCGGTGTTCGCCGACGGGCTCAGCCTGCAGGACGCGGGCGTGGTGATCATGCTCGAGACCGATCGCCCGTTCGCGGCGCTCCTGTGCGAGCACATGGTGCCGACCCAGGAGCGGGTCGTGGTCACCGGCGCCGACCCCAGCCGGCGGCGGGTGTCCGAGCTCGACGGGTTCCCCGCGGCCCCGCGCTACCTCCAGCTCGTGCGCGGGCAGGGCGCCGACGGCCCGCTCACGGCCGCGCTGGCCGCCGAGTTCCCGTTCGCGATGTACGTCGACGGTCGGCCCTACGTCCGCTCGATCCGCGACATCGACGGCGACGAGCTGGTCATGGCCGCCGCGGTCGATCTCGGCGCGGTGCTCCGGATCATGCGGCCGAGCGATCTCGTGGCCCGCACCGCGGCCGCGCTCGCCGATGCGCACGCCCAGGTCGGGCCGCTCGAGCTGGTGCTCGCGTTCTCCTGCACCGCGCGCAACCTCGAGGCCGAGCGCAAGCGCACCCGCGACGCGCTCGATCGGGTCTACGCCGACGCGCCGGTGTTCGGCTTCGACAGCTTCGGCGAGCAGTTCGGGCCGCTCCTGGTCAACCACACGCTGGTGGCGCTGGCGATCGGCGCCGAGGCGGCGCCGTGA
- a CDS encoding ParA family protein codes for MEKLCSVCGQSFRPAFVYQVAVTGDGQRGYYCSLDCRKGGLGDEAFRAQRARRVAVLNQKGGTGKTTTSVNLAAGIAERGHRVLLVDTDAQGNVGVSLGVAGEKSLYHVLVEGMDPTEVAVPVRQHLDVITSDATLAAAEIWLARQEPAQRSRIMTKRLNLMQVSRRYDYVFIDCGPSLNLLNQNALSYADEVVIPVTCDYLALVGVKQVLRTIKDVERHLGHAVRVSAVLPTFYDGRTRLAREVYETLQGHFKQKCLEPIRMNTKLAEAPSHRKSIFEYAPQSHGAADYNRVVDWLLASSATQHQTTGDATVAA; via the coding sequence ATGGAGAAGCTCTGCAGCGTCTGCGGACAGTCGTTCCGCCCCGCCTTCGTGTACCAGGTCGCCGTCACCGGGGACGGTCAGCGCGGCTACTACTGCTCGCTCGACTGTCGCAAGGGCGGCCTCGGCGACGAGGCCTTCCGGGCCCAGCGCGCGCGTCGGGTCGCGGTGCTCAACCAGAAGGGTGGCACCGGCAAGACCACGACCTCGGTCAACCTCGCCGCGGGCATCGCCGAGCGCGGCCACCGCGTGCTCCTGGTCGACACCGACGCCCAGGGCAACGTCGGCGTGTCGCTGGGCGTGGCCGGCGAGAAGTCGCTGTACCACGTGCTGGTCGAGGGCATGGATCCGACCGAGGTCGCGGTGCCGGTCCGCCAGCACCTCGACGTGATCACCAGCGACGCGACCCTGGCCGCGGCCGAGATCTGGCTGGCGCGCCAGGAGCCGGCGCAGCGGTCGCGGATCATGACCAAGCGCCTCAACCTGATGCAGGTGTCGCGCCGCTACGACTACGTGTTCATCGACTGCGGCCCGTCGCTCAACCTGCTCAACCAGAACGCCCTGTCGTACGCCGACGAGGTCGTCATCCCGGTGACCTGCGACTACCTGGCGCTGGTCGGCGTCAAGCAGGTGCTGCGCACGATCAAGGACGTCGAGCGCCACCTCGGCCACGCCGTCCGGGTGTCGGCGGTGCTGCCGACGTTCTACGACGGCCGCACCCGCCTCGCGCGCGAGGTCTACGAGACGCTGCAGGGCCACTTCAAGCAGAAGTGCCTCGAGCCGATCCGCATGAACACCAAGCTCGCCGAGGCGCCCAGCCACCGCAAGAGCATCTTCGAGTACGCGCCGCAGTCGCACGGCGCGGCCGACTACAACCGCGTCGTCGACTGGCTCCTGGCCTCGTCGGCGACGCAGCACCAGACGACCGGCGACGCCACGGTCGCCGCGTGA
- a CDS encoding SH3 domain-containing protein, with amino-acid sequence MPRVDLARLSRGAAVVLVAAAALLGGSVAHAERVRTTDRVKVYRNTGEQSGVVTKVAEGTTLKVLKTEGRWLKVRVNGRTGWITRSNVTSLDDDDVPRNTRRRPFVDGRSTRRGWGDGAPEDRVGADATDPDDGDAGDDQGDRGGGTARGRDDDKGGGDDEDCDDCDERDRGDDDVDAVAMVVVTAPRTKLYPRASRKAKSSRTLRRGARLIVLERDADWVRVEFDDDAGFVRADDVADADARPPRVARQIFTKARLGFASLGGTFTSDGPAANPLARYQLGSTAISVNLGVEVAYAYKRDYFLGGGVEYLGCVATPGIRYGSEDIGFKTHDVDLRVIGGYDLRDRRGTVVWGRVGYHVGILSMSNLMNAANIPSETFRGPAIGASVTMPRLTPTIGVAAALDLVYPGTRSQTQGNEDGALDGAMGLMAGLTGAYAWKPAWNLEAAYRFGYAKTAWTGPSNRGTGSNAAERVDKNHVVTVGLARTF; translated from the coding sequence ATGCCGCGTGTCGATCTCGCCCGCCTGTCCCGGGGCGCCGCCGTCGTCCTGGTCGCCGCTGCCGCCCTGCTGGGGGGCTCGGTGGCCCACGCCGAGCGCGTCCGCACGACCGACCGGGTCAAGGTCTACCGCAACACCGGGGAACAGTCGGGGGTCGTGACCAAGGTGGCGGAGGGCACGACGCTCAAGGTCCTCAAGACCGAGGGCCGCTGGCTCAAGGTCCGGGTCAACGGCCGGACCGGCTGGATCACCCGGTCCAACGTCACCTCGCTCGATGACGACGACGTGCCCCGCAACACCCGGCGGCGCCCGTTCGTCGATGGCCGCTCGACCCGGCGCGGCTGGGGCGACGGCGCGCCCGAGGATCGGGTCGGGGCCGACGCGACCGATCCCGACGACGGCGACGCCGGCGATGACCAGGGCGATCGCGGCGGCGGCACGGCGCGCGGGCGCGACGATGACAAGGGCGGCGGCGACGACGAGGACTGCGACGACTGCGACGAGCGCGATCGGGGCGACGACGACGTCGACGCGGTCGCGATGGTGGTGGTGACGGCGCCCCGGACCAAGCTCTACCCGCGCGCGTCGCGCAAGGCCAAGTCGAGCCGGACGCTGCGGCGCGGCGCCCGGCTGATCGTGCTCGAGCGCGACGCCGACTGGGTCCGGGTCGAGTTCGACGACGACGCCGGGTTCGTGCGGGCCGACGACGTCGCCGACGCCGACGCGCGGCCGCCGCGGGTGGCGCGCCAGATCTTCACCAAGGCGCGGCTGGGCTTCGCCAGCCTCGGCGGCACCTTCACGTCGGACGGCCCCGCCGCCAATCCGCTGGCGCGGTACCAGCTCGGCTCGACGGCGATCAGCGTCAACCTCGGCGTCGAGGTCGCGTACGCGTACAAGCGCGACTACTTCCTCGGCGGCGGCGTCGAGTACCTCGGGTGCGTCGCGACGCCCGGCATCCGCTACGGCAGCGAGGACATCGGCTTCAAGACCCACGACGTCGACCTGCGGGTCATCGGCGGCTACGACCTGCGCGATCGCCGGGGCACCGTCGTCTGGGGCCGGGTCGGGTACCACGTCGGCATCCTGTCGATGTCGAACCTGATGAACGCCGCCAACATCCCGTCGGAGACGTTCCGCGGCCCGGCGATCGGCGCCAGCGTGACCATGCCCCGGCTGACCCCGACGATCGGCGTCGCCGCCGCCCTCGACCTGGTGTACCCGGGCACCCGCAGCCAGACCCAGGGCAACGAGGACGGCGCCCTCGACGGCGCCATGGGCCTGATGGCGGGGCTGACCGGCGCCTACGCGTGGAAGCCGGCGTGGAACCTCGAGGCGGCCTACCGGTTCGGCTACGCCAAGACCGCCTGGACCGGGCCCTCGAACCGCGGCACCGGCTCGAACGCGGCCGAACGGGTCGACAAGAACCACGTCGTCACCGTCGGGCTCGCCCGCACGTTCTGA
- a CDS encoding CrcB family protein, with protein sequence MISPGLAVGVAVAGGLGSLGRYAVASALAPVSGRWPWGTLVVNLVGAALIGLVVAVCASRPDGGRERVVLATGFLGGFTTFSSLALETVELIDRRAWFAVTAYVTVTVVCGVAACAAGLALGGMWRR encoded by the coding sequence ATGATCAGCCCCGGGCTCGCGGTCGGCGTGGCGGTGGCCGGCGGGCTCGGCTCGCTCGGTCGCTACGCGGTGGCGTCGGCGCTGGCCCCGGTGTCGGGCCGGTGGCCGTGGGGGACCTTGGTCGTCAACCTCGTCGGCGCCGCGCTGATCGGGCTCGTCGTCGCGGTGTGCGCGTCACGGCCCGACGGCGGGCGCGAGCGCGTCGTCCTCGCCACCGGCTTCCTGGGCGGGTTCACGACGTTCTCGAGCCTGGCGCTCGAGACCGTCGAGCTGATCGATCGCCGCGCGTGGTTCGCCGTCACCGCCTACGTCACCGTCACCGTGGTCTGCGGCGTCGCGGCCTGCGCCGCCGGGCTCGCGCTCGGCGGCATGTGGCGTCGCTGA